A stretch of Kaistella flava (ex Peng et al. 2021) DNA encodes these proteins:
- a CDS encoding YhcH/YjgK/YiaL family protein, with translation MIIDTLKNSSKYAALHPLFGKAFDFLNQNNLAELPDGTIEITEGLKAIISNKPGKSKEVSLSKFECHDHTIDIQVCVKGLESIGWKPREKCTKQNGEYNAEKDVRFFSEIPDTFFQLQDNQFVIFFPEDVHAPMIGVDDIKKIVFKVKI, from the coding sequence ATGATTATAGATACCCTTAAAAACAGTTCAAAATATGCGGCTTTGCATCCTTTATTTGGAAAAGCATTTGATTTTTTAAACCAAAATAATTTGGCAGAATTACCAGATGGAACCATTGAAATAACGGAAGGTTTAAAAGCGATTATAAGCAATAAACCGGGCAAATCAAAAGAGGTAAGTCTTTCTAAATTTGAATGTCATGATCACACCATCGATATTCAGGTTTGTGTGAAAGGTCTGGAATCTATCGGTTGGAAACCGCGTGAGAAATGTACCAAGCAAAACGGCGAATACAATGCAGAAAAAGATGTTCGGTTTTTTTCAGAAATTCCAGATACTTTTTTTCAGTTGCAGGATAATCAATTCGTCATATTTTTTCCAGAAGATGTTCATGCTCCAATGATCGGAGTAGATGATATTAAGAAAATAGTTTTTAAAGTTAAAATTTAA
- a CDS encoding sugar kinase, translating to MSKKVVTFGEIMLRLAPQGFLRFSQADNFDVVYGGGESNVAVSLANYGIPVDFVTRLPKNDIGQCAMMEMRKRGVGVDKIVWGGDRLGIYFLETGAVSRGSKVVYDRAHSAMSEIQSGMIDWEKVFEGVEWFHWTGITPAISQSSADVCLEAVKVASKMGITISTDLNYRAKLWNYGGDREAIMTELTSHCDVILGNEEDAEMHFGIKPDGAAVQTHGHDVKAEAFLSVCQQMMKKFPKAKKVITTLRGSISASHNTWAGVLYDGKEMLQTRQYQITDIVDRVGGGDSFMGGLIYGLLTYPNDDQNALDFAVAASCLKHTIKGDANLVTVDEVMKLMGGDSSGRVAR from the coding sequence ATGTCAAAAAAAGTAGTAACATTTGGAGAAATCATGTTGAGATTGGCTCCTCAAGGATTTTTAAGATTTTCACAAGCCGATAATTTCGATGTCGTTTATGGTGGTGGAGAATCAAATGTGGCTGTCTCATTAGCTAATTATGGAATCCCTGTGGATTTTGTTACGCGTTTACCGAAAAATGACATCGGCCAATGTGCCATGATGGAAATGCGTAAAAGAGGTGTTGGCGTAGATAAAATTGTTTGGGGCGGTGACAGATTGGGAATTTATTTCCTGGAAACTGGCGCTGTAAGCAGAGGAAGTAAAGTTGTTTACGACAGAGCACATTCTGCAATGTCAGAAATCCAATCCGGAATGATCGATTGGGAAAAAGTTTTCGAAGGAGTTGAATGGTTCCACTGGACCGGGATTACCCCTGCGATTTCCCAAAGTTCTGCCGATGTTTGTTTAGAAGCAGTGAAAGTTGCGAGTAAAATGGGAATTACCATTTCTACAGATTTAAATTACCGTGCAAAATTATGGAATTACGGTGGTGACAGAGAGGCGATCATGACCGAATTAACTTCACACTGTGATGTGATTTTAGGAAATGAAGAAGACGCAGAAATGCATTTCGGTATCAAACCAGATGGAGCTGCAGTTCAAACTCATGGTCACGATGTAAAAGCAGAAGCTTTCTTATCTGTTTGTCAGCAAATGATGAAGAAATTCCCTAAAGCTAAAAAAGTAATTACCACTTTAAGAGGTTCAATTTCAGCTTCTCATAATACTTGGGCCGGAGTTTTATATGACGGTAAAGAAATGTTGCAAACCCGTCAGTATCAAATTACCGATATCGTAGATAGAGTAGGTGGTGGAGATTCTTTCATGGGTGGATTAATCTACGGATTATTAACTTATCCAAATGATGATCAAAACGCTTTGGATTTCGCTGTTGCAGCATCTTGTTTGAAACATACCATTAAAGGTGACGCCAATTTGGTGACTGTTGATGAAGTAATGAAATTAATGGGTGGAGATTCTTCTGGTAGAGTTGCTAGATAA
- a CDS encoding cupin domain-containing protein: protein MFLEQSNYNWEKIDENLDRAVVGYDDSLMLTIVRFKKGGIGKLHQHIHSQVAYIASGSFEVQIEEEKKVLKTGDSFFLPTNIMHGVVCLEDGVLIESFSPKREDFLK from the coding sequence ATGTTTTTAGAACAAAGCAACTATAATTGGGAAAAGATCGACGAAAACTTAGACAGAGCGGTCGTTGGTTATGATGATTCATTGATGCTGACAATTGTACGGTTTAAAAAAGGCGGAATTGGAAAATTGCATCAACATATTCATTCGCAAGTCGCATATATTGCTTCAGGATCATTTGAAGTTCAAATAGAAGAGGAGAAAAAAGTTTTAAAAACCGGTGATTCGTTTTTTCTTCCAACCAATATAATGCATGGAGTAGTTTGTTTAGAAGATGGTGTTTTAATAGAGTCTTTCAGTCCAAAACGAGAAGATTTTTTAAAATAA
- the uxaC gene encoding glucuronate isomerase, translating into MNSNFIHDNFLLENKFAEELYHNFSKNQPIIDYHNHLSPKLIAENNIFENITDVWIKGDHYKWRAMRTLGINENYITGNASDKDKFLQWGKTVPHTMRNPLYHWTHLELARYFDINELLNEKNAEKIYEETSAKINSAAYSTQNLLKKVNAELVCTTEDPIDNLEYHQQYKTQNGGVKMSTAFRPDKAILIENVGYNDYIDSLGKVAAIEIQNYQDLQDALRKRIIFFNENGCRLCDHGLDQIEFENFTENEINEIFKNKRENKNISHQDGLKFHSAILLFLAETYHEFGWVQQFHLGALRNNNARMLKVLGPDTGWDSIGDFSQAAKLSQFLNALDSKDKLAKTILYNLNPADNEVLATMIGNFNDGSVKGKVQFGSGWWFLDQKDGMTKQMNALSNMGLISCFIGMLTDSRSFLSFPRHEYFRRVLCNLLGKEIESGELPNEMEWIGKMVSDISYNNAKEYFNF; encoded by the coding sequence ATGAATTCAAATTTTATTCACGATAATTTTCTTTTAGAAAATAAGTTTGCCGAAGAATTATACCATAATTTTTCCAAAAACCAACCCATTATAGATTACCACAATCATCTTTCCCCAAAATTAATTGCGGAAAATAACATCTTTGAAAATATCACCGATGTTTGGATTAAAGGCGATCACTACAAATGGAGAGCGATGCGGACTTTGGGAATTAATGAAAATTATATCACTGGAAACGCTTCCGATAAAGATAAATTTTTACAGTGGGGAAAAACAGTTCCGCATACCATGAGAAATCCTTTGTATCATTGGACTCATTTGGAATTGGCGCGCTATTTCGATATCAATGAATTACTCAATGAAAAAAATGCGGAAAAAATCTACGAAGAAACTTCAGCTAAAATAAATTCTGCAGCATATTCTACTCAAAATTTATTGAAAAAAGTAAATGCAGAACTCGTTTGTACCACAGAAGATCCGATCGATAATTTAGAATATCATCAACAATATAAAACGCAAAATGGTGGCGTGAAAATGAGTACGGCTTTCCGACCAGACAAAGCTATTTTAATTGAAAACGTCGGTTACAATGATTATATCGATTCTTTAGGAAAAGTTGCCGCAATTGAAATTCAGAATTATCAGGATTTACAGGATGCTTTAAGAAAAAGAATTATTTTCTTTAATGAAAACGGTTGTAGATTGTGTGATCACGGTTTAGATCAAATTGAGTTCGAAAATTTTACCGAAAACGAAATCAACGAAATCTTTAAAAATAAAAGAGAAAATAAGAATATTTCGCATCAAGATGGCTTAAAATTCCACAGTGCAATTTTACTTTTCCTGGCAGAAACTTACCATGAATTTGGTTGGGTTCAGCAATTTCACTTGGGAGCTTTGAGAAACAATAATGCGAGAATGCTGAAAGTTTTAGGCCCCGATACAGGTTGGGATTCAATCGGAGATTTTTCTCAAGCTGCTAAATTATCACAGTTTTTAAATGCACTGGATTCTAAAGATAAATTAGCAAAAACGATTCTTTATAATTTGAATCCTGCCGATAACGAAGTTCTGGCAACCATGATTGGGAATTTCAATGATGGAAGTGTAAAAGGAAAAGTTCAGTTCGGTTCTGGATGGTGGTTTTTGGACCAAAAAGATGGAATGACTAAACAGATGAATGCGCTTTCTAACATGGGATTAATCTCTTGTTTTATTGGGATGTTAACGGATTCAAGAAGCTTTTTATCTTTCCCAAGACATGAATATTTCAGAAGAGTTTTGTGTAACCTTTTAGGAAAAGAAATTGAAAGCGGAGAATTACCAAACGAAATGGAGTGGATCGGTAAAATGGTATCCGACATCAGTTATAATAATGCGAAAGAATATTTTAATTTCTAA
- a CDS encoding gluconate 5-dehydrogenase, giving the protein MNLFNLQGKNALITGGTHGLGMAMAEALAQAGAQLIITGNTPSKMESALEYYQSKGYQAKGYIFDVTNEVDAKINVEKITEEVGNIHILVNNAGIIQREPAISMAVSDFRKVIDVDLVGPFIMAQLVAKQMIERKEGKIINICSMMSELGRSTVSAYAAAKGGLKMLTKNLATEWAKYNIQVNGIGPGYFATSQTEPIRVDGHPFNEFIISRTPAARWGNPEDLGGAAVFLASRASDFVNGQIIYVDGGILATIGKPANED; this is encoded by the coding sequence ATGAATTTATTTAATTTACAAGGTAAAAACGCACTTATTACGGGTGGTACTCATGGTCTTGGAATGGCAATGGCAGAAGCTTTGGCGCAAGCCGGCGCGCAACTGATCATTACCGGAAATACCCCTTCAAAAATGGAGTCCGCTTTGGAATATTATCAATCGAAAGGTTACCAGGCAAAAGGATATATTTTCGATGTTACCAATGAAGTTGATGCTAAAATAAACGTAGAAAAAATTACAGAAGAAGTTGGCAATATTCATATTTTGGTCAATAATGCCGGAATCATTCAAAGAGAACCTGCAATTTCTATGGCAGTTTCAGATTTCAGAAAAGTCATTGATGTTGATTTGGTTGGTCCTTTTATTATGGCTCAATTGGTTGCAAAACAAATGATTGAAAGAAAAGAAGGGAAAATAATCAATATTTGTTCAATGATGAGTGAACTTGGTAGAAGCACCGTTTCTGCTTATGCTGCGGCAAAAGGTGGTTTGAAAATGCTTACCAAAAATTTAGCCACAGAATGGGCAAAATATAATATTCAGGTAAACGGGATTGGTCCCGGATATTTTGCGACTTCTCAAACTGAACCTATTCGTGTAGATGGACATCCATTTAACGAATTTATCATCAGTCGAACTCCTGCAGCAAGATGGGGGAATCCCGAAGATTTGGGAGGTGCCGCTGTTTTTCTTGCCTCAAGAGCGAGTGATTTTGTAAACGGACAAATAATTTATGTAGATGGTGGAATCCTTGCAACCATCGGAAAACCTGCCAACGAAGACTGA
- the kduI gene encoding 5-dehydro-4-deoxy-D-glucuronate isomerase — MTKYSFRYASHPDDAKNYDTSRIRKEFLMENLFVDNEINLVYSMYDRLIVGGAMPVNETVKLETIPYLKSENFLDRRELGIINVGGEGEVSVDGEKFILNKKEALYIGMGVKEVTFKSTTDQPALFYLNSAPAHRNFPNKKITKENAEIVHLGDDKTANKRILNKLIVNSIVETCQLQMGLTELLPGNIWNTMPSHTHERRMEAYFYFDVAEGQSVAHFMGDPKETRHIFMQNNQAVLSPEWSIHSGAGTSNYSFIWGMAGENLDYGDMDIVAANELR, encoded by the coding sequence ATGACAAAGTATAGTTTTAGATACGCCTCTCATCCAGACGACGCTAAAAATTATGATACCAGTAGAATTAGAAAAGAATTCTTAATGGAAAATCTTTTCGTTGATAATGAAATCAATCTCGTTTACTCAATGTACGACCGACTAATCGTTGGTGGTGCAATGCCTGTAAATGAAACGGTAAAACTGGAAACAATACCTTATTTAAAGTCAGAAAATTTCTTAGATCGCAGAGAATTGGGGATTATTAATGTTGGTGGAGAAGGAGAGGTTTCTGTAGATGGTGAGAAATTTATTCTCAATAAAAAAGAAGCTTTGTACATCGGAATGGGCGTTAAAGAAGTCACTTTCAAAAGTACTACTGATCAACCAGCTTTATTTTATTTGAATTCCGCCCCAGCGCACAGAAATTTCCCAAATAAAAAAATCACGAAAGAAAATGCAGAAATCGTACATCTTGGTGATGATAAAACAGCAAACAAAAGAATCTTAAACAAATTAATTGTCAACAGTATTGTAGAAACTTGCCAGTTGCAAATGGGCTTAACTGAACTTTTACCTGGAAATATATGGAACACAATGCCGTCTCACACGCATGAAAGAAGAATGGAAGCATACTTCTATTTTGATGTTGCAGAAGGACAGTCGGTTGCTCATTTTATGGGAGATCCAAAAGAAACCCGTCATATTTTCATGCAAAATAATCAAGCAGTTTTATCACCGGAATGGTCAATCCATTCAGGAGCTGGAACATCTAACTATTCCTTCATTTGGGGAATGGCCGGAGAAAATTTAGATTATGGTGATATGGATATTGTTGCCGCAAATGAATTAAGATAA